The genome window ATTTGCATAACAATAGATCCCGATATTCTTTTCCAGTCTTAAACATCGCCGCTAGGCTTCATCACCTTCTCGAAAACGCGGCAGATTCCCCATGACTTTCAAGTGTTCCTCCTTGACCCTGCTGGCCGCGTCCCTGGCGGCCGCGAGTACGCTGCTCAGCCCTGGCGCCCAGGCCGAGGGCAAAATCAGCATCGCTCAACAATTCGGTATCGGTTACTTGATTCTCGATGTGGTGCGCGACCAGCACCTGATCGAAAAACACGGCAAGGCGCAGGGCCTGGATATCCAGGTGGAGTGGAACAGCATTTCCGGCGCCACCGCGATGAATGAATCGCTGCTGGCTGGTGCGCTGGACGTGGTGTCGGCTGGTGTGCCGCCGATGCTGACCTTGTGGGACCGCACCAAGGGCAAGCAGAACGTCAAGGCCATCGCGTCGTTAGGCTCGATGCCCAACTACCTGCTGACCAACAACCCTAATGTGAAGACCCTTAACGATTTCACCGAGAAAGACCGCATTGCTGTGCCGGCCGCAGGCGTGGGCTTCCAGTCACGCACGTTGCAGATTGAAACCGCCAAGCAGTTTGGTGCGGCCAACTATAAGAAGTTCGACGACATCTCCATCAGTCTGGCTCATCCGGATGCCACGGCCGCGTTGATTGCCGGTGGTTCGGAGATCAATTCGCACTTTTCCAGCCCGCCGTTCCAGTACCAGGAATTGTTAAACCCCAACGTGCACAAGGTGCTCAGTTCCTACGACATTCTGGGCGGGCAGGCGTCGTTCAACGTGCTGTACACCACGCAGAAGTTTCACGATGAAAACCCCAAGACCTACCAGGCGTTCTACGATGCCCTGGCCGAGGCCGAGCAGATCATCAAAGCCGACAAACCTGCCGCCGCCAAAACGTACATCCGTGTAGAAGAATCCAAGCTGCCGTTGGACCTGGTGGAGAAAATCGTCCAGGACCCGGAAATCGACTTCACCATCGTGCCGCAGCGCACCTATATCTACGCCGAGAAGTTGCAGGAATTGGGTGTATTGAAAAACAAAGCGGCGAGCTGGAAGGATTACTTCTTTGAAGAGGCCCATGGCGGGAATGGCAGCTGAGTCACCTGCTTGACTTGAAATACGCACAACTTGTGGGAGCTTCGTCGTCTAAGAGTCAGCGAAAGAATTCACCCGGTGTGGCATCAAACTGCTGGCGAAACGCATTGATAAACGCCGATGTCGATTCATAGCCACACGCCAATGCCACATCCGTCACGCGCTCGCCTTGTTCCAGGGCGGGCAGGGCGCTCAGCAGTCGCAGGCGCTGGCGCCAGGCGCGAAAGGTCAGGCCGGTGTCACTCAGGAACAACCGGCTGAGGGTTTTCTCGCTGACCCCCAGCTTCTGGCTCCACGCCCCCAACGTCGTCTGCTGCTCCGGGTGCAGGTTCAGGCTGCGATAAATCTGCCGCAGCCGCGCGTCATGGGGCAACGGCAACATCAAGTCCACCTGCGGCGCGGCGGCAAGTTGGTCCAGCACCACTTGGGCCAGGCGCCCGTCGGGCCCATTTTCGGCATATTCCACCGGCAGTTTGCTGAAACTGCGAATCAACTCGCGCAACAAACTGCTCACCTCCAGCACCTGGCAACGCTCTGCCGCCCAGGTGGTAACGCTGCAATCGAGGTACAGGCTGCGCATTTCCGTGTGCGGCGAACTGAACACCCGGTGCGGCATGCCCGCCGGAATCCACACCGCGCGCTGGGGCGGTGCGACGAAACGGCCGACACTGGTCTGGATCTCCAGCACCCCGGAAATCGCGTAGGACAATTGCACCCACGGGTGACTGTGCCGGCGCGTCAGCGCCCGGTTGGGCAGTGATTCAGTGCGCCCATACACCGGGCGTGGCAGGCTGGAAAGCCCCGGCACACTGCGTCGAACCGTCTTGTCATGTCCTTTAGGAGGCATTTACTGGCTCATTGGCGTTAGTCGGTAACAAGCCATTA of Pseudomonas fluorescens contains these proteins:
- a CDS encoding ABC transporter substrate-binding protein; translated protein: MTFKCSSLTLLAASLAAASTLLSPGAQAEGKISIAQQFGIGYLILDVVRDQHLIEKHGKAQGLDIQVEWNSISGATAMNESLLAGALDVVSAGVPPMLTLWDRTKGKQNVKAIASLGSMPNYLLTNNPNVKTLNDFTEKDRIAVPAAGVGFQSRTLQIETAKQFGAANYKKFDDISISLAHPDATAALIAGGSEINSHFSSPPFQYQELLNPNVHKVLSSYDILGGQASFNVLYTTQKFHDENPKTYQAFYDALAEAEQIIKADKPAAAKTYIRVEESKLPLDLVEKIVQDPEIDFTIVPQRTYIYAEKLQELGVLKNKAASWKDYFFEEAHGGNGS
- a CDS encoding AraC family transcriptional regulator, with translation MPPKGHDKTVRRSVPGLSSLPRPVYGRTESLPNRALTRRHSHPWVQLSYAISGVLEIQTSVGRFVAPPQRAVWIPAGMPHRVFSSPHTEMRSLYLDCSVTTWAAERCQVLEVSSLLRELIRSFSKLPVEYAENGPDGRLAQVVLDQLAAAPQVDLMLPLPHDARLRQIYRSLNLHPEQQTTLGAWSQKLGVSEKTLSRLFLSDTGLTFRAWRQRLRLLSALPALEQGERVTDVALACGYESTSAFINAFRQQFDATPGEFFR